A genomic region of Arachis stenosperma cultivar V10309 chromosome 9, arast.V10309.gnm1.PFL2, whole genome shotgun sequence contains the following coding sequences:
- the LOC130949133 gene encoding large ribosomal RNA subunit accumulation protein YCED homolog 2, chloroplastic-like — protein MLNNWQERKQGDGRYHGDWTSNYDVSLQDLQLQDLIDDNEQHKDAQLFIKLNIQKDTCSELCQKSEGTILFSSGQSQAYVDKKWFSRLLELKEKKKKKKKTHDLYRMEIRSSLYIIIDNLQIDCMYK, from the exons ATTGGCAAGAACGCAAGCAGGGTGACGGCCGATATCATGGGGATTGGACAAGCAACTATGATGTATCATTGCAAGACCTGCAGTTACAGGATTTGATTGATGATAATGAGCAACACAAGGATGCACAACTATTCATCAAACTCAACATTCAAAAG GATACTTGCTCTGAGTTGTGTCAGAAATCTGAGGGTACAATACTAT TTTCAAGTGGACAAAGTCAGGCCTATGTTGATAAAAAGTGGTTCTCTAGATTACTGGAactgaaggaaaaaaaaaaaaaaaaaaagaaaactcaTGATTTATACAGAATGGAAATTAGAAGTTCCTTGTACATAATAATAGACAATTTGCAAATAGATTGTATGTATAAGTAA
- the LOC130948580 gene encoding LOW QUALITY PROTEIN: uncharacterized protein LOC130948580 (The sequence of the model RefSeq protein was modified relative to this genomic sequence to represent the inferred CDS: substituted 2 bases at 2 genomic stop codons): protein MLLDKNVIHETHYEVLNVKKDLSYEEIRASYCSAILSLHADKLLKSSDASGSNQTSGDRFLKVQKAWKVLGDSSFCLFYDNELXSSRRDVXAVDVAEDLSLEDMMGEDDGEALELFYQCRCGDYFSIDSLELHKMGYSLLRDESRISILNNDSLLGLLILPCGSCSLKARLVINMDGH, encoded by the coding sequence ATGCTTCTAGACAAGAATGTCATTCATGAAACGCATTATGAGGTTCTCAACGTCAAGAAAGATTTAAGTTATGAAGAAATCCGTGCTAGTTACTGCTCTGCCATACTCAGTTTACATGCTGATAAGCTGTTGAAATCTTCTGATGCATCCGGCAGCAATCAAACTAGCGGAGATAGATTTCTCAAAGTACAAAAGGCGTGGAAAGTTCTTGGCGATTCAagcttttgtttattttatgataatgagCTTTGAAGTTCAAGGCGTGATGTCTAGGCTGTTGATGTTGCAGAAGATTTAAGCTTAGAGGATATGATGGGTGAAGATGACGGAGAAGCATTGGAACTGTTTTATCAGTGCAGATGTGGAGATTATTTCTCTATAGACTCATTGGAATTGCATAAAATGGGGTATTCCTTATTGAGGGATGAAAGTAGAATATCTATATTGAACAATGATTCTTTGCTAGGATTACTTATTCTTCCCTGCGGATCATGTTCTCTAAAAGCTCGTCTGGTAATCAATATGGATGGACATTGA
- the LOC130948579 gene encoding pentatricopeptide repeat-containing protein At4g01400, mitochondrial-like encodes MTSPSLHRSFLRSTKTLITLSSHRIISFNFSQNPNQQSFYSSRSNSPFESPSRVQKLIASQSDPLLAKEIFECASRHPNFRHSYSTYLILILKLGRSRQFSLVDDLVRRLKSESYPITPTLFSYLIRVYGEADLPDKALKTFYTMLQYGFKPLPKHLNRILAILVSHRNFVRPAFDLFRDAHRHGVSSNTQSYNILMRAFCLNGDVSIAYHLFNKMFKRDIVPDIECYRILMQAMCRKSQVNGAMDLLEDMLNKGFVPDSLTYTTLLNSLCRKKKLREAYKLLCRMKIKGCNPDIVHYNTVILGFCREGRAHDACKVIVDMQNNGCLPNVVSYRTLVGGLCDKGMLDEANNYMKEMLSKGFSPHFAVIHGLVKGFCNVGKIKEACGVLTKSLEHGEASHMDTWAIIIPLICEVDNGVRCRDVLEQVLKIEITGHTRIVDAGIGLENYLIRKIRADSRAS; translated from the coding sequence ATGACCTCACCGAGTCTGCACAGATCATTTCTCCGCTCCACCAAAACCCTAATCACCCTGTCCTCTCACCGCATCATCTCCTTCAATTTTTCACAAAACCCAAACCAACAATCTTTCTATTCTTCTCGCTCCAATTCCCCATTTGAGTCTCCATCTAGAGTCCAAAAGCTCATAGCTTCCCAATCGGACCCTCTTCTCGCCAAAGAAATCTTTGAATGCGCCTCTCGCCATCCCAACTTTCGCCATTCTTACTCTACCTACCTCATTCTCATCCTCAAATTGGGCCGCTCAAGGCAATTCTCCCTTGTCGATGACCTTGTTCGACGCCTCAAATCCGAATCCTACCCAATCACTCCTACCCTGTTCTCCTACTTGATTAGAGTCTATGGCGAAGCTGATTTACCCGACAAGGCCCTCAAAACCTTCTACACTATGCTTCAATATGGTTTCAAACCTTTGCCCAAACACCTCAACCGCATTCTTGCGATTCTTGTATCCCACCGCAACTTTGTTCGACCTGCATTCGATCTCTTCAGGGATGCTCATAGGCACGGTGTGTCATCCAATACTCAGTCCTACAATATTCTCATGCGGGCTTTCTGTTTGAATGGAGATGTTAGCATTGCCTACCACCTGTTCAACAAAATGTTTAAGAGAGATATTGTTCCTGATATCGAGTGTTACCGGATTCTGATGCAAGCGATGTGTAGGAAGAGTCAAGTGAATGGAGCTATGGATTTGTTGGAGGATATGTTGAACAAAGGGTTTGTTCCTGATTCTTTGACTTACACCACTTTGTTGAACAGTTTGTGTAGGAAGAAGAAGCTTAGAGAAGCTTACAAGCTTCTTTGTAGGATGAAGATCAAAGGGTGCAATCCTGACATAGTTCATTATAATACTGTTATATTGGGGTTCTGCAGGGAAGGGCGCGCCCATGATGCTTGTAAAGTTATTGTTGATATGCAGAACAATGGGTGCTTGCCTAATGTTGTGTCATATCGAACTTTGGTTGGTGGGTTATGTGACAAAGGAATGCTTGATGAGGCAAATAACTATATGAAGGAGATGTTGTCTAAAGGTTTTTCTCCGCATTTTGCTGTTATTCATGGCCTAGTAAAGGGTTTCTGCAATGTTGGTAAGATTAAGGAAGCTTGTGGAGTTCTAACCAAATCGCTTGAGCATGGGGAAGCTTCTCATATGGATACCTGGGCGATCATAATACCTTTAATATGTGAAGTGGACAATGGTGTGAGGTGCAGAGATGTTTTGGAGCAAGTTCTCAAGATTGAAATAACAGGTCATACTAGAATAGTGGATGCTGGCATTGGTTTGGAGAACTACTTAATTAGGAAGATACGAGCCGATTCAAGAGCATCTTAA